The Mesorhizobium koreense genome includes a window with the following:
- a CDS encoding Gfo/Idh/MocA family protein — protein sequence MAIEGRSEKQAGPIRLGMVGGGQGAFIGGVHRIAARMDGEFELVAGALSSDPARAKASAAELGLDPERSYGSFAEMAKAEAKRPDGIEAVAIVTPNNMHYPPAKAFLDAGIHVICDKPLTSNLADAKKLAGLVKKTGKIFVLTHNYTGYPMVRQAREMVAKGVLGDIRVVQAEYPQDWLTEKIEDSGAKQAVWRTDPKQSGAGGAVGDIGTHAYNLARFVTGLELQALAADLTSFVKGRPLDDNVSVLLRFKSGAKGMLWASQVAPGNENGLKLRVYGTKGGLEWTQADPNYLWYTPFGEPKRLITRGGAGAGGAAGRVTRIPPGHPEGYLEGFANIYAEAARAIRAARRKGGKVPKDVVFPTVEDGVEGVAFIEACVKSSKKNGAWTKL from the coding sequence ATGGCGATCGAAGGACGTAGTGAGAAGCAGGCAGGACCGATCCGGCTCGGCATGGTGGGTGGCGGGCAGGGCGCGTTCATCGGCGGCGTGCACCGCATCGCGGCGCGCATGGACGGCGAGTTCGAACTGGTGGCGGGTGCGCTATCGTCCGACCCGGCGCGTGCGAAGGCTTCGGCCGCCGAGCTAGGGCTCGATCCGGAGCGCAGCTACGGCTCCTTTGCCGAGATGGCGAAAGCCGAGGCGAAGCGTCCCGACGGCATCGAGGCCGTGGCGATCGTGACGCCCAACAACATGCACTACCCGCCGGCGAAAGCGTTCCTCGATGCCGGCATCCACGTCATTTGCGACAAGCCGCTGACCTCTAATCTCGCCGATGCGAAGAAGCTTGCGGGGCTGGTCAAAAAGACCGGCAAAATCTTCGTGTTGACGCACAATTACACCGGCTACCCGATGGTGCGGCAGGCGCGCGAGATGGTGGCGAAGGGCGTGCTCGGCGATATCCGTGTCGTGCAGGCGGAATATCCGCAGGACTGGTTGACCGAGAAGATCGAGGACAGCGGCGCCAAGCAGGCGGTCTGGCGCACCGATCCGAAGCAGTCTGGCGCCGGCGGCGCAGTCGGCGACATCGGTACGCACGCCTATAACCTTGCCCGCTTCGTCACCGGGCTGGAGCTTCAGGCGCTCGCCGCCGACCTCACCTCCTTCGTGAAAGGCCGGCCGCTCGACGACAATGTCAGCGTGCTCCTGCGTTTCAAGAGCGGCGCCAAGGGCATGCTGTGGGCGAGCCAGGTCGCGCCAGGCAACGAGAACGGGCTGAAGCTACGCGTCTACGGCACCAAGGGCGGGCTGGAATGGACGCAGGCCGACCCGAACTATCTCTGGTACACGCCTTTCGGTGAGCCGAAGCGGCTGATCACGCGTGGTGGGGCAGGCGCCGGTGGCGCGGCCGGCCGAGTGACGCGCATCCCGCCTGGCCATCCGGAAGGCTATCTGGAAGGCTTCGCCAATATCTATGCGGAAGCGGCCCGGGCCATCCGCGCAGCGCGGCGAAAGGGCGGCAAGGTGCCGAAGGATGTCGTCTTCCCCACCGTCGAGGATGGTGTCGAGGGCGTTGCCTTCATCGAGGCCTGCGTAAAGTCGTCGAAGAAGAACGGCGCCTGGACGAAGCTTTGA
- a CDS encoding ester cyclase, whose product MTGKIDLADAYRAYIACLNAKDWPNLGRFVHEDARHNGRQIGLSGYRRMLEQDFLQIPDLRFNIELLIADPPCVAARLAFHCTPREMFLGLPVNGRKVSFAENVFYRFRENRIEEVWSVIDKAAIETQLWSSA is encoded by the coding sequence TTGACGGGTAAGATCGACCTTGCCGATGCCTACCGGGCCTACATCGCCTGTCTGAACGCAAAGGACTGGCCGAACCTTGGACGGTTCGTTCATGAAGACGCGCGGCATAACGGCCGCCAAATCGGCCTGTCCGGCTATCGCAGGATGCTGGAGCAGGATTTTCTCCAGATTCCCGATCTCCGCTTCAATATCGAGTTGTTGATCGCCGATCCGCCCTGCGTCGCAGCTCGGCTGGCTTTTCATTGCACGCCGAGGGAAATGTTCCTCGGTCTTCCCGTGAACGGGCGGAAAGTGTCCTTCGCCGAGAACGTGTTCTACAGGTTCAGGGAGAACAGGATCGAGGAAGTGTGGTCGGTCATCGACAAGGCGGCGATCGAAACCCAGCTTTGGAGCTCCGCTTAA
- the fdxA gene encoding ferredoxin: protein MVYVIASTCIDVKDGACQDVCPVECIYEGGRMMYIQPEECISCGLCLSVCPVDAIWSEDDLPEHERRFQAINAEFFGPDVTGWGAPGGASAEYRSDKDHPEVASQEKELITHDHSQEAHGGRVTGG, encoded by the coding sequence ATGGTCTACGTCATCGCCTCGACCTGCATCGACGTTAAGGACGGCGCCTGTCAGGACGTCTGCCCGGTCGAATGCATCTATGAGGGCGGCCGGATGATGTACATCCAGCCGGAGGAGTGCATCTCCTGCGGGCTGTGCCTTTCGGTCTGTCCGGTCGACGCGATCTGGTCGGAGGACGACCTGCCCGAACACGAGCGACGATTTCAGGCCATCAACGCGGAATTTTTCGGCCCTGATGTGACCGGCTGGGGTGCGCCGGGGGGTGCTTCGGCCGAATATCGGTCAGATAAGGACCACCCCGAAGTCGCGAGCCAGGAAAAGGAATTGATTACGCATGATCATTCACAGGAAGCTCATGGCGGGCGAGTGACGGGCGGGTAG
- a CDS encoding enoyl-CoA hydratase-related protein, translating into MSVLFSVEDHVARVTIDRPDVLNAVDLATQTELIRIWEAIEKNRDIRVVVLTGAGERAFCTGADMKGGSGMSGLEYWAAPRPGGFGGIALRDTLNVPVIARVNGHALGGGMEMVLGCDIVIASEKATFGLPEPRVGRLALDGGIALLARRIPHVQAMGMLLTGRRVGAEEAFLLGLVNEVVAPDSLDEAVDRWVKDILACAPLSVRAVKAMVRAGEGLSAKEAQMLRLPELVEALKSEDQNEGVVAFREKRAPNWKGL; encoded by the coding sequence ATGAGCGTTCTCTTTTCCGTCGAGGATCATGTCGCGCGCGTCACGATCGACCGGCCCGACGTGCTCAACGCTGTCGACCTTGCGACACAGACCGAACTCATCCGCATCTGGGAGGCAATCGAGAAAAACCGCGACATCCGCGTCGTGGTTCTGACGGGGGCCGGAGAACGGGCCTTCTGCACAGGCGCCGACATGAAGGGTGGCTCGGGCATGAGCGGCCTGGAATACTGGGCCGCTCCCCGCCCCGGCGGCTTCGGCGGCATCGCGTTGCGCGATACGCTGAACGTCCCTGTCATCGCTCGCGTAAACGGCCATGCGCTTGGCGGCGGCATGGAAATGGTGCTCGGCTGCGACATCGTCATCGCTTCGGAAAAAGCGACCTTCGGCCTGCCGGAGCCGCGTGTCGGTCGTCTCGCGCTCGATGGAGGCATCGCGCTGCTCGCCCGCCGCATCCCTCATGTCCAGGCGATGGGCATGCTCCTGACCGGGAGACGCGTAGGCGCGGAAGAGGCCTTCCTTCTCGGGCTTGTCAACGAAGTGGTGGCTCCGGACAGCCTGGATGAGGCGGTGGACCGCTGGGTGAAGGACATTCTCGCCTGCGCTCCGCTTTCGGTGCGCGCGGTGAAGGCGATGGTCCGTGCCGGCGAAGGGCTGAGCGCCAAGGAGGCGCAGATGCTGAGGCTCCCCGAACTGGTCGAGGCTCTGAAGTCCGAGGACCAGAACGAGGGCGTCGTCGCCTTCCGCGAGAAACGCGCCCCGAACTGGAAGGGGCTCTGA
- a CDS encoding CaiB/BaiF CoA transferase family protein, producing MSSSDMQPLSGIKVIDFTQVMLGPCCTQVLADYGADVIKVERPGAGDLSRNSIADDPDGQNNPVFRSLNRNKRSIALDMRKDDAKAVIYELVKTADVVINNFRAGVMERMGFGHEKLSEINPRIISAFGSGFGPKGPLSHKGGQDLLAQALSGVMLRKADPSLPTSLYPTALCDYTAGMHLVQAILLALMQREKTGRGQSVSVSLFESMLAMQIQEAAMWLQRKKDLNWGAFPLTGVFETTDGAIVLVGAFKANPLQDICKALDLPDLSLEARFASFADKVAHKPELQKLFRERFATNTTEYWLGRLEEQDLLCAPVLTLPQALDHGQTKVNGSIIELDGGIPLLGSPLTMDPTAFQVRHTPPELGGDGRAILEEAGYSAGEIDRLVESGALAGERRGEAA from the coding sequence ATGTCATCCTCCGATATGCAGCCGCTCTCGGGCATCAAGGTCATAGACTTCACGCAAGTGATGCTCGGTCCCTGCTGCACGCAGGTCCTTGCCGACTATGGTGCCGACGTCATCAAGGTCGAGCGGCCGGGCGCCGGCGACCTTTCCCGCAATTCCATCGCCGACGATCCCGACGGCCAGAACAATCCCGTCTTCCGCAGCCTGAACCGCAACAAGCGCTCGATCGCGCTGGACATGCGCAAGGACGACGCCAAGGCGGTGATCTACGAACTGGTGAAGACCGCCGACGTCGTGATCAACAATTTCCGCGCCGGCGTCATGGAGCGCATGGGCTTCGGCCACGAGAAATTGTCCGAGATCAATCCGCGCATCATTTCCGCCTTCGGCTCGGGCTTCGGCCCCAAGGGACCGCTGTCGCACAAGGGCGGGCAGGACCTGCTCGCCCAGGCACTTTCCGGCGTGATGCTGCGCAAGGCCGACCCGAGCTTGCCGACCTCGCTCTATCCAACTGCGCTCTGCGACTACACCGCGGGCATGCACCTGGTGCAGGCGATCCTGCTGGCGTTGATGCAGCGGGAGAAGACCGGCCGCGGCCAGTCGGTTTCCGTTTCGCTTTTCGAGAGCATGCTCGCCATGCAGATCCAGGAAGCGGCCATGTGGCTGCAGCGCAAGAAGGACCTGAACTGGGGCGCCTTCCCGCTGACCGGCGTCTTCGAAACGACCGATGGCGCCATCGTGCTGGTCGGCGCCTTCAAGGCGAACCCGCTGCAGGACATCTGCAAGGCGCTCGACCTGCCTGACCTGTCGCTGGAGGCCCGCTTCGCCAGCTTTGCCGACAAGGTGGCCCACAAACCGGAACTGCAGAAGCTGTTCCGCGAGCGCTTCGCCACCAATACGACCGAATACTGGCTGGGCCGGCTGGAAGAGCAGGACTTGCTCTGCGCCCCGGTGCTTACCTTGCCGCAAGCCCTCGACCATGGGCAGACCAAGGTCAACGGCTCGATCATCGAACTCGACGGCGGCATCCCGCTCCTGGGCTCGCCGCTGACGATGGACCCGACCGCCTTCCAGGTGCGGCATACTCCGCCCGAACTGGGCGGCGATGGCCGCGCCATCCTGGAAGAAGCAGGCTATTCAGCCGGTGAGATCGACCGCCTGGTCGAGAGCGGCGCGCTCGCTGGCGAGCGGCGCGGAGAAGCCGCATGA
- a CDS encoding FAD-dependent oxidoreductase, with translation MTTPNFVTEPAGQVPVVASSDLVVVGGGPAGISAAVAGARNGLSVTLLERYPYLGGLASGGMVLVLDDMCDGPEVTVRGLCGEIIDRMTKLGLCVTPPESDWISDNAKFRQWARWGCYNFHSHQKPQPVCYASAFDPDGFKRAANEMVAESGVTLRAHSWFSKPIVEDGTIKGVICETKSGRQAVLGKVVIDATGDLDVAAAAGSPHTLGSFIVTTVFRLGGIDTDEAERFEYEEPEAFAVLDREAKRIMGGSWERWWLKTPLPGIVWCNCPHMAGFDGLSVEHLTNADFKGRERIAELVSFIRAKMPGFKNAFVVDVAPQIGVRQSRLLEGEYVMTKEDVTARRHFADSVARGRDYYYPYRTLLPKGVSQLLVAGRHYSSTAAAQRISREIPPCMAMGEATGVAAALSLQAGVTVDKVDVRKVQDVLRAQGADPGDRPSANATIEMAAAE, from the coding sequence CCCCGTCGTCGCCAGTTCCGATCTCGTCGTCGTCGGCGGCGGACCGGCCGGCATCTCGGCGGCGGTGGCCGGCGCCCGCAACGGGCTTTCGGTGACGCTTCTCGAACGCTACCCCTATCTGGGCGGCCTCGCCTCCGGCGGCATGGTGCTGGTGCTCGACGACATGTGCGACGGGCCGGAAGTAACCGTGCGCGGCCTGTGCGGCGAGATCATCGACCGCATGACAAAGCTCGGGCTGTGCGTCACGCCGCCAGAGAGCGACTGGATCTCGGATAACGCCAAGTTCCGCCAATGGGCGCGGTGGGGCTGCTACAATTTCCATTCGCACCAGAAACCGCAGCCGGTCTGCTACGCTTCCGCCTTCGATCCGGACGGCTTCAAGCGAGCGGCCAACGAAATGGTGGCCGAATCCGGAGTAACGCTGAGGGCGCACTCCTGGTTTTCCAAGCCCATTGTCGAGGACGGCACGATCAAAGGCGTCATCTGCGAAACCAAGAGCGGCAGGCAGGCCGTGCTCGGCAAAGTCGTGATCGACGCGACGGGTGATCTCGACGTGGCCGCTGCCGCCGGTTCCCCGCACACGCTGGGTTCCTTCATCGTCACGACCGTCTTCCGCCTCGGCGGCATCGACACCGATGAAGCGGAGCGCTTCGAGTATGAAGAGCCGGAAGCCTTCGCCGTGCTCGACCGGGAGGCGAAGCGTATCATGGGCGGCTCCTGGGAGCGCTGGTGGCTGAAGACTCCGCTACCCGGCATCGTCTGGTGCAATTGCCCGCACATGGCCGGCTTCGACGGGCTCTCCGTCGAGCACCTTACCAATGCCGACTTCAAGGGCCGCGAGCGCATCGCTGAACTGGTCTCCTTCATCCGCGCCAAGATGCCGGGCTTCAAGAATGCCTTCGTCGTCGACGTCGCGCCGCAGATCGGGGTGCGCCAGTCGCGCCTGCTCGAGGGCGAGTATGTGATGACCAAGGAAGACGTGACGGCGCGCCGGCACTTTGCCGACAGCGTGGCACGCGGCCGCGACTACTATTATCCCTACCGCACACTGCTGCCCAAGGGTGTCTCGCAGCTTCTCGTCGCCGGCCGGCACTATTCGTCCACCGCTGCCGCGCAGCGCATCTCGCGCGAGATCCCGCCCTGCATGGCGATGGGCGAGGCGACCGGCGTCGCCGCCGCGCTGTCCCTCCAGGCCGGCGTCACCGTCGACAAGGTCGACGTGCGCAAGGTGCAGGATGTGCTGCGCGCCCAGGGCGCCGATCCGGGCGACCGGCCATCGGCCAACGCGACGATCGAGATGGCCGCGGCGGAGTGA